The following proteins are encoded in a genomic region of Ooceraea biroi isolate clonal line C1 chromosome 14, Obir_v5.4, whole genome shotgun sequence:
- the LOC105283000 gene encoding bromodomain-containing protein 4 isoform X1, which yields MNSPLDHDFEEFQFSVENKLYKNGAVELSQNSDTGEGTPNSSDDSSSGQQLLSCNICGQQFASKKLLRVHVHTHLRESYIVLNRVASPKVLKVKKQNDTYWLDPEKKGSLKLTLKKQTVADSLKLTLKKSDKSEDFTVVNSNLHSNIGNHQQEDVAGAKENERRDDKAVESSDDESFENVMVDQQDDYDNIKFVTDDHNPLEEKERPSLDVNEGDSGVGSDMANPSEKEDQNVDDIQTVDNYNNSEKRLSESEDHEESDALEATCRETIEYLRKLGEQSSSRSTNQMIDNSSVEEEDDRNHDTSIIHNLEENPSISIIPKSSTFPNHAADRRCDSEDKNKESTESQAQGFSWNQLSTDLSNKNSEDPSKESEQQADTGGNSNMENAGSLLQTFLMEHQRRNSSEVSLASNLPPGETEYVPLEKLAETVNTCRVCNEKFKDIAHLDEHRSKAGHYQCNIPECTNLIFQSPMEVSLHRAQIHGTSLSPSISQLSPHHLSSSNSPHMNRNSPHLNQASPQLNATTHSPHAATTSSMETTSTTPNSAQQQLSRSSPLTSPHQTTSPTFNAATTGGSNAGQQMQISPVNFEQLPPPVQQLAQQVQRMPLPQTQMPPSLPPGANTMIPGPNYFVQPPGRPPLYRVPGPQNIHYPPHMAHLYQYGPGPYPQIAAPPPQMHPQIPQQVPRGRYPSASVAQNSRASRLPQTGPVTRQRMKRPMQQNMQAQPQNSTAKQRRMDVLLPDRNEDADCHVIAQQKRNDGLPVIQNVQGATTQQNSRNDPTIHLTDSITLSVRQPGSTPAQVQNTSNPGGKKSDAKAVANVLAARGITVTPAANKNKTSEQNKQQVPSQQQQRTSPSQQPLNVTALNLNSAISIIPTSSQRKQQEQGQFAVPQNKQNKSPINEQVERPPRPPTVDLTQDGPLQMPVVRRGRPPRALLTCQVCDKNFQNQDILTQHMATHRTTSKLLHKCNLCPAQYPTIQALATHKQTYHKEVDTMAQNGGAELALPVVDLKSPHVLNRLANLGIQSYIPLSQLSVQTGGYFGLPIITIDGARNTSTCNLGALGATSILSLGPLKHLSNR from the exons ATGAATAGTCCATTGGATCACGATTTTgaagaatttcaattttctgTGGAAAATAAGTTGTATAAAAACGGCGCCGTGGAGCTGTCACAAAATTCCG ACACGGGCGAAGGCACTCCCAACTCGTCAGACGACAGCTCGAGCGGCCAACAATTGTTGAGCTGCAACATTTGTGGCCAGCAGTTCGCCTCGAAGAAGCTACTGCGCGTTCATGTCCACACTCACCTGAGGGAGTCCTACATTGTCCTGAACAGAGTGGCCAGCCCGAAGGTACTGAAGGTGAAAAAGCAGAACGACACGTACTGGCTGGATCCTGAGAAGAAGGGTTCCCTGAAATTGACCCTGAAAAAGCAGACTGTAGCGGATTCCCTCAAGCTCACGCTGAAGAAGTCGGACAAGTCAGAGGATTTTACGGTAGTCAACAGTAATCTTCATTCGAACATCGGAAATCATCAGCAAGAAGACGTGGCAGGTGCCAAGGAGAATGAGCGAAGAGATGACAAAGCAGTGGAAAGCTCGGACGATGAATCTTTTGAAAACGTGATGGTAGACCAACAA GATGATTATGACAATATTAAATTCGTCACGGACGATCACAATCCTttggaagagaaagaaaggccGTCCTTAGATGTTAACGAGGGTGACTCTGGTGTAGGAAGTGATATGGCAAATCCATCCGAGAAAGAAGATCAAAATGTTGATGACATACAAACCGTTGACAATTACAACAACTCTGAAAAGAGGCTTTCAGAATCCGAGGATCACGAAGAGTCGGATGCCTTAGAAGCAACTTGTAGGGAAACTATCGAGTATCTGAGAAAACTTGGCGAACAGTCGAG TTCCAGGTCGACGAATCAAATGATCGATAACTCATCTGTTGAGGAAGAGGACGATAGGAATCACGATACTAGCATAATACACAATCTCGAAGAAAATCCTTCCATCAGTATTATTCCCAAGTCTTCCACATTTCCTAATCATGCGGCGGATCGCAGATGCGACAGCGAAGATAAGAACAAGGAATCGACTGAATCACAAGCGCAAGGTTTCAGCTGGAATCAATTGTCCACTGATCTGTCAAACAAGAACAGTGAGGACCCAAGCAAGGAAAGTGAACAACAAGCTGACACCGGTGGTAATAGCAACATGGAAAACGCTGGATCGCTCTTGCAAACTTTCCTCATGGAACATCAAAGACGGAATTCCAGTGAAGTATCATTAGCGAGTAATCTTCCGCCCGGCGAAACTGAGTATGTTCCTCTCGAAAAATTGGCAGAGACAGTCAACACGTGTCGCGTTTGTAATGAGAAGTTCAAAGACATCGCGCATCTGGATGAGCATCGTAGTAAGGCTGGCCACTATCAGTGCAATATTCCGGAATGCACGAATCTCATTTTCCAGTCGCCGATGGAAGTGTCGCTGCACCGAGCGCAAATACATGGAACCTCGCTCTCGCCAAGCATAAGCCAACTATCGCCCCATCATTTGTCGTCGTCGAATTCACCGCACATGAATCGGAATTCGCCACATTTGAACCAAGCATCACCGCAATTGAATGCTACCACGCACTCGCCTCATGCCGCCACAACGTCGTCCATGGAGACAACGTCGACAACTCCGAACAGTGCTCAACAACAGCTCAGTAGAAGCTCACCGTTGACGTCGCCGCATCAGACTACTTCACCAACATTTAACGCAGCGACGACGGGAGGTAGTAATGCTGGTCAGCAGATGCAAATATCGCCGGTAAACTTTGAGCAACTACCACCACCTGTACAGCAACTGGCACAGCAAGTGCAGCGTATGCCTCTTCCGCAGACACAAATGCCTCCTAGTCTTCCCCCGGGCGCCAACACAATGATACCCGGGCCGAATTATTTTGTACAGCCACCAGGAAGGCCGCCGTTGTACAGAGTACCTGGTCCACAGAATATACACTATCCTCCGCACATGGCGCACTTGTATCAGTATGGTCCGGGTCCGTATCCACAAATTGCCGCCCCTCCTCCGCAAATGCATCCCCAAATACCTCAGCAAGTTCCACGAGGGCGATATCCGTCGGCGTCTGTTGCTCAAAACAGCAG AGCGTCGCGGTTACCGCAAACCGGTCCAGTTACTCGTCAACGCATGAAGAGACCCATGCAACAAAATATGCAAGCTCAACCGCAAAATAGCACTGCAAAGCAGAGGCGTATGGATGTTCTGTTACCCGATAGAAACGAAGATGCAGATTGTCACGTCATAGCGCAACAGAAGAGAAACGATGGACTGCCCGTTATTCAAAATGTTCAGGGAGCTACTACTCAACAGAATAGTAGAAACGATCCCACGATACATCTCACGGACTCGATCACTTTGAGTGTTCGGCAACCCG GTTCCACCCCAGCTCAAGTCCAGAACACGTCGAACCCAGGGGGAAAGAAATCTGACGCCAAGGCGGTGGCAAATGTCCTCGCGGCTCGAGGTATAACAGTTACTCCAGCTGCAAATAAGAATAAGACAAGCGAACAAAACAAACAGCAGGTACCTTCCCAGCAGCAGCAGAGGACATCACCTTCACAGCAGCCTTTGAATGTTACAGCACTCAATCTGAATTCTGCTATTTCTATCATACCGACTAGTTCACAAAGAAAGCAGCAAGAGCAAGGACAGTTTGCTGTTCCACAAAACAAGCAGAATAAGTCGCCGATTAACGAGCAAGTTGAACGACCACCGAGACCACCAACTGTGGACCTCACGCAGGACGGTCCACTGCAGATGCCAGTGGTTAGACGTGGTCGACCACCCAG AGCGTTATTAACATGTCAGGTGTGCGATAAAAACTTTCAAAATCAAGATATATTGACGCAACACATGGCAACTCATCGAACAACGAGCAAATTGCTACACAA GTGTAATCTTTGTCCCGCACAGTACCCAACGATTCAGGCATTGGCAACGCATAAACAGACTTATCACAAGGAAGTCGACACGATGGCGCAAAACGGGGGCGCGGAGTTGGCCCTCCCGGTTGTAGACCTAAAATCGCCGCATGTCCTCAACCGCTTGGCGAATTTAGGTATTCAAAGCTACATACCGCTATCGCAACTAAGTGTTCAAACCGGTGGTTACTTCGGCTTGCCAATTATCACGATAGACGGTGCGAGAAATACTAGCACTTGCAACCTGGGTGCACTTGGTGCTACCTCTATATTAAGTCTCGGTCCTCTTAAACATTTATCGAACAGGTAA
- the LOC105283000 gene encoding uncharacterized protein LOC105283000 isoform X5, which yields MNSPLDHDFEEFQFSVENKLYKNGAVELSQNSDTGEGTPNSSDDSSSGQQLLSCNICGQQFASKKLLRVHVHTHLRESYIVLNRVASPKVLKVKKQNDTYWLDPEKKGSLKLTLKKQTVADSLKLTLKKSDKSEDFTVVNSNLHSNIGNHQQEDVAGAKENERRDDKAVESSDDESFENVMVDQQDDYDNIKFVTDDHNPLEEKERPSLDVNEGDSGVGSDMANPSEKEDQNVDDIQTVDNYNNSEKRLSESEDHEESDALEATCRETIEYLRKLGEQSSSRSTNQMIDNSSVEEEDDRNHDTSIIHNLEENPSISIIPKSSTFPNHAADRRCDSEDKNKESTESQAQGFSWNQLSTDLSNKNSEDPSKESEQQADTGGNSNMENAGSLLQTFLMEHQRRNSSEVSLASNLPPGETEYVPLEKLAETVNTCRVCNEKFKDIAHLDEHRSKAGHYQCNIPECTNLIFQSPMEVSLHRAQIHGTSLSPSISQLSPHHLSSSNSPHMNRNSPHLNQASPQLNATTHSPHAATTSSMETTSTTPNSAQQQLSRSSPLTSPHQTTSPTFNAATTGGSNAGQQMQISPVNFEQLPPPVQQLAQQVQRMPLPQTQMPPSLPPGANTMIPGPNYFVQPPGRPPLYRVPGPQNIHYPPHMAHLYQYGPGPYPQIAAPPPQMHPQIPQQVPRGRYPSASVAQNSRASRLPQTGPVTRQRMKRPMQQNMQAQPQNSTAKQRRMDVLLPDRNEDADCHVIAQQKRNDGLPVIQNVQGATTQQNSRNDPTIHLTDSITLSVRQPGSTPAQVQNTSNPGGKKSDAKAVANVLAARALNLNSAISIIPTSSQRKQQEQGQFAVPQNKQNKSPINEQVERPPRPPTVDLTQDGPLQMPVVRRGRPPRALLTCQVCDKNFQNQDILTQHMATHRTTSKLLHKCNLCPAQYPTIQALATHKQTYHKEVDTMAQNGGAELALPVVDLKSPHVLNRLANLGIQSYIPLSQLSVQTGGYFGLPIITIDGARNTSTCNLGALGATSILSLGPLKHLSNR from the exons ATGAATAGTCCATTGGATCACGATTTTgaagaatttcaattttctgTGGAAAATAAGTTGTATAAAAACGGCGCCGTGGAGCTGTCACAAAATTCCG ACACGGGCGAAGGCACTCCCAACTCGTCAGACGACAGCTCGAGCGGCCAACAATTGTTGAGCTGCAACATTTGTGGCCAGCAGTTCGCCTCGAAGAAGCTACTGCGCGTTCATGTCCACACTCACCTGAGGGAGTCCTACATTGTCCTGAACAGAGTGGCCAGCCCGAAGGTACTGAAGGTGAAAAAGCAGAACGACACGTACTGGCTGGATCCTGAGAAGAAGGGTTCCCTGAAATTGACCCTGAAAAAGCAGACTGTAGCGGATTCCCTCAAGCTCACGCTGAAGAAGTCGGACAAGTCAGAGGATTTTACGGTAGTCAACAGTAATCTTCATTCGAACATCGGAAATCATCAGCAAGAAGACGTGGCAGGTGCCAAGGAGAATGAGCGAAGAGATGACAAAGCAGTGGAAAGCTCGGACGATGAATCTTTTGAAAACGTGATGGTAGACCAACAA GATGATTATGACAATATTAAATTCGTCACGGACGATCACAATCCTttggaagagaaagaaaggccGTCCTTAGATGTTAACGAGGGTGACTCTGGTGTAGGAAGTGATATGGCAAATCCATCCGAGAAAGAAGATCAAAATGTTGATGACATACAAACCGTTGACAATTACAACAACTCTGAAAAGAGGCTTTCAGAATCCGAGGATCACGAAGAGTCGGATGCCTTAGAAGCAACTTGTAGGGAAACTATCGAGTATCTGAGAAAACTTGGCGAACAGTCGAG TTCCAGGTCGACGAATCAAATGATCGATAACTCATCTGTTGAGGAAGAGGACGATAGGAATCACGATACTAGCATAATACACAATCTCGAAGAAAATCCTTCCATCAGTATTATTCCCAAGTCTTCCACATTTCCTAATCATGCGGCGGATCGCAGATGCGACAGCGAAGATAAGAACAAGGAATCGACTGAATCACAAGCGCAAGGTTTCAGCTGGAATCAATTGTCCACTGATCTGTCAAACAAGAACAGTGAGGACCCAAGCAAGGAAAGTGAACAACAAGCTGACACCGGTGGTAATAGCAACATGGAAAACGCTGGATCGCTCTTGCAAACTTTCCTCATGGAACATCAAAGACGGAATTCCAGTGAAGTATCATTAGCGAGTAATCTTCCGCCCGGCGAAACTGAGTATGTTCCTCTCGAAAAATTGGCAGAGACAGTCAACACGTGTCGCGTTTGTAATGAGAAGTTCAAAGACATCGCGCATCTGGATGAGCATCGTAGTAAGGCTGGCCACTATCAGTGCAATATTCCGGAATGCACGAATCTCATTTTCCAGTCGCCGATGGAAGTGTCGCTGCACCGAGCGCAAATACATGGAACCTCGCTCTCGCCAAGCATAAGCCAACTATCGCCCCATCATTTGTCGTCGTCGAATTCACCGCACATGAATCGGAATTCGCCACATTTGAACCAAGCATCACCGCAATTGAATGCTACCACGCACTCGCCTCATGCCGCCACAACGTCGTCCATGGAGACAACGTCGACAACTCCGAACAGTGCTCAACAACAGCTCAGTAGAAGCTCACCGTTGACGTCGCCGCATCAGACTACTTCACCAACATTTAACGCAGCGACGACGGGAGGTAGTAATGCTGGTCAGCAGATGCAAATATCGCCGGTAAACTTTGAGCAACTACCACCACCTGTACAGCAACTGGCACAGCAAGTGCAGCGTATGCCTCTTCCGCAGACACAAATGCCTCCTAGTCTTCCCCCGGGCGCCAACACAATGATACCCGGGCCGAATTATTTTGTACAGCCACCAGGAAGGCCGCCGTTGTACAGAGTACCTGGTCCACAGAATATACACTATCCTCCGCACATGGCGCACTTGTATCAGTATGGTCCGGGTCCGTATCCACAAATTGCCGCCCCTCCTCCGCAAATGCATCCCCAAATACCTCAGCAAGTTCCACGAGGGCGATATCCGTCGGCGTCTGTTGCTCAAAACAGCAG AGCGTCGCGGTTACCGCAAACCGGTCCAGTTACTCGTCAACGCATGAAGAGACCCATGCAACAAAATATGCAAGCTCAACCGCAAAATAGCACTGCAAAGCAGAGGCGTATGGATGTTCTGTTACCCGATAGAAACGAAGATGCAGATTGTCACGTCATAGCGCAACAGAAGAGAAACGATGGACTGCCCGTTATTCAAAATGTTCAGGGAGCTACTACTCAACAGAATAGTAGAAACGATCCCACGATACATCTCACGGACTCGATCACTTTGAGTGTTCGGCAACCCG GTTCCACCCCAGCTCAAGTCCAGAACACGTCGAACCCAGGGGGAAAGAAATCTGACGCCAAGGCGGTGGCAAATGTCCTCGCGGCTCGAG CACTCAATCTGAATTCTGCTATTTCTATCATACCGACTAGTTCACAAAGAAAGCAGCAAGAGCAAGGACAGTTTGCTGTTCCACAAAACAAGCAGAATAAGTCGCCGATTAACGAGCAAGTTGAACGACCACCGAGACCACCAACTGTGGACCTCACGCAGGACGGTCCACTGCAGATGCCAGTGGTTAGACGTGGTCGACCACCCAG AGCGTTATTAACATGTCAGGTGTGCGATAAAAACTTTCAAAATCAAGATATATTGACGCAACACATGGCAACTCATCGAACAACGAGCAAATTGCTACACAA GTGTAATCTTTGTCCCGCACAGTACCCAACGATTCAGGCATTGGCAACGCATAAACAGACTTATCACAAGGAAGTCGACACGATGGCGCAAAACGGGGGCGCGGAGTTGGCCCTCCCGGTTGTAGACCTAAAATCGCCGCATGTCCTCAACCGCTTGGCGAATTTAGGTATTCAAAGCTACATACCGCTATCGCAACTAAGTGTTCAAACCGGTGGTTACTTCGGCTTGCCAATTATCACGATAGACGGTGCGAGAAATACTAGCACTTGCAACCTGGGTGCACTTGGTGCTACCTCTATATTAAGTCTCGGTCCTCTTAAACATTTATCGAACAGGTAA
- the LOC105283000 gene encoding uncharacterized protein LOC105283000 isoform X3, with product MNSPLDHDFEEFQFSVENKLYKNGAVELSQNSDTGEGTPNSSDDSSSGQQLLSCNICGQQFASKKLLRVHVHTHLRESYIVLNRVASPKVLKVKKQNDTYWLDPEKKGSLKLTLKKQTVADSLKLTLKKSDKSEDFTVVNSNLHSNIGNHQQEDVAGAKENERRDDKAVESSDDESFENVMVDQQDDYDNIKFVTDDHNPLEEKERPSLDVNEGDSGVGSDMANPSEKEDQNVDDIQTVDNYNNSEKRLSESEDHEESDALEATCRETIEYLRKLGEQSSSRSTNQMIDNSSVEEEDDRNHDTSIIHNLEENPSISIIPKSSTFPNHAADRRCDSEDKNKESTESQAQGFSWNQLSTDLSNKNSEDPSKESEQQADTGGNSNMENAGSLLQTFLMEHQRRNSSEVSLASNLPPGETEYVPLEKLAETVNTCRVCNEKFKDIAHLDEHRSKAGHYQCNIPECTNLIFQSPMEVSLHRAQIHGTSLSPSISQLSPHHLSSSNSPHMNRNSPHLNQASPQLNATTHSPHAATTSSMETTSTTPNSAQQQLSRSSPLTSPHQTTSPTFNAATTGGSNAGQQMQISPVNFEQLPPPVQQLAQQVQRMPLPQTQMPPSLPPGANTMIPGPNYFVQPPGRPPLYRVPGPQNIHYPPHMAHLYQYGPGPYPQIAAPPPQMHPQIPQQVPRGRYPSASVAQNSRASRLPQTGPVTRQRMKRPMQQNMQAQPQNSTAKQRRMDVLLPDRNEDADCHVIAQQKRNDGLPVIQNVQGATTQQNSRNDPTIHLTDSITLSVRQPAQVQNTSNPGGKKSDAKAVANVLAARGITVTPAANKNKTSEQNKQQVPSQQQQRTSPSQQPLNVTALNLNSAISIIPTSSQRKQQEQGQFAVPQNKQNKSPINEQVERPPRPPTVDLTQDGPLQMPVVRRGRPPRALLTCQVCDKNFQNQDILTQHMATHRTTSKLLHKCNLCPAQYPTIQALATHKQTYHKEVDTMAQNGGAELALPVVDLKSPHVLNRLANLGIQSYIPLSQLSVQTGGYFGLPIITIDGARNTSTCNLGALGATSILSLGPLKHLSNR from the exons ATGAATAGTCCATTGGATCACGATTTTgaagaatttcaattttctgTGGAAAATAAGTTGTATAAAAACGGCGCCGTGGAGCTGTCACAAAATTCCG ACACGGGCGAAGGCACTCCCAACTCGTCAGACGACAGCTCGAGCGGCCAACAATTGTTGAGCTGCAACATTTGTGGCCAGCAGTTCGCCTCGAAGAAGCTACTGCGCGTTCATGTCCACACTCACCTGAGGGAGTCCTACATTGTCCTGAACAGAGTGGCCAGCCCGAAGGTACTGAAGGTGAAAAAGCAGAACGACACGTACTGGCTGGATCCTGAGAAGAAGGGTTCCCTGAAATTGACCCTGAAAAAGCAGACTGTAGCGGATTCCCTCAAGCTCACGCTGAAGAAGTCGGACAAGTCAGAGGATTTTACGGTAGTCAACAGTAATCTTCATTCGAACATCGGAAATCATCAGCAAGAAGACGTGGCAGGTGCCAAGGAGAATGAGCGAAGAGATGACAAAGCAGTGGAAAGCTCGGACGATGAATCTTTTGAAAACGTGATGGTAGACCAACAA GATGATTATGACAATATTAAATTCGTCACGGACGATCACAATCCTttggaagagaaagaaaggccGTCCTTAGATGTTAACGAGGGTGACTCTGGTGTAGGAAGTGATATGGCAAATCCATCCGAGAAAGAAGATCAAAATGTTGATGACATACAAACCGTTGACAATTACAACAACTCTGAAAAGAGGCTTTCAGAATCCGAGGATCACGAAGAGTCGGATGCCTTAGAAGCAACTTGTAGGGAAACTATCGAGTATCTGAGAAAACTTGGCGAACAGTCGAG TTCCAGGTCGACGAATCAAATGATCGATAACTCATCTGTTGAGGAAGAGGACGATAGGAATCACGATACTAGCATAATACACAATCTCGAAGAAAATCCTTCCATCAGTATTATTCCCAAGTCTTCCACATTTCCTAATCATGCGGCGGATCGCAGATGCGACAGCGAAGATAAGAACAAGGAATCGACTGAATCACAAGCGCAAGGTTTCAGCTGGAATCAATTGTCCACTGATCTGTCAAACAAGAACAGTGAGGACCCAAGCAAGGAAAGTGAACAACAAGCTGACACCGGTGGTAATAGCAACATGGAAAACGCTGGATCGCTCTTGCAAACTTTCCTCATGGAACATCAAAGACGGAATTCCAGTGAAGTATCATTAGCGAGTAATCTTCCGCCCGGCGAAACTGAGTATGTTCCTCTCGAAAAATTGGCAGAGACAGTCAACACGTGTCGCGTTTGTAATGAGAAGTTCAAAGACATCGCGCATCTGGATGAGCATCGTAGTAAGGCTGGCCACTATCAGTGCAATATTCCGGAATGCACGAATCTCATTTTCCAGTCGCCGATGGAAGTGTCGCTGCACCGAGCGCAAATACATGGAACCTCGCTCTCGCCAAGCATAAGCCAACTATCGCCCCATCATTTGTCGTCGTCGAATTCACCGCACATGAATCGGAATTCGCCACATTTGAACCAAGCATCACCGCAATTGAATGCTACCACGCACTCGCCTCATGCCGCCACAACGTCGTCCATGGAGACAACGTCGACAACTCCGAACAGTGCTCAACAACAGCTCAGTAGAAGCTCACCGTTGACGTCGCCGCATCAGACTACTTCACCAACATTTAACGCAGCGACGACGGGAGGTAGTAATGCTGGTCAGCAGATGCAAATATCGCCGGTAAACTTTGAGCAACTACCACCACCTGTACAGCAACTGGCACAGCAAGTGCAGCGTATGCCTCTTCCGCAGACACAAATGCCTCCTAGTCTTCCCCCGGGCGCCAACACAATGATACCCGGGCCGAATTATTTTGTACAGCCACCAGGAAGGCCGCCGTTGTACAGAGTACCTGGTCCACAGAATATACACTATCCTCCGCACATGGCGCACTTGTATCAGTATGGTCCGGGTCCGTATCCACAAATTGCCGCCCCTCCTCCGCAAATGCATCCCCAAATACCTCAGCAAGTTCCACGAGGGCGATATCCGTCGGCGTCTGTTGCTCAAAACAGCAG AGCGTCGCGGTTACCGCAAACCGGTCCAGTTACTCGTCAACGCATGAAGAGACCCATGCAACAAAATATGCAAGCTCAACCGCAAAATAGCACTGCAAAGCAGAGGCGTATGGATGTTCTGTTACCCGATAGAAACGAAGATGCAGATTGTCACGTCATAGCGCAACAGAAGAGAAACGATGGACTGCCCGTTATTCAAAATGTTCAGGGAGCTACTACTCAACAGAATAGTAGAAACGATCCCACGATACATCTCACGGACTCGATCACTTTGAGTGTTCGGCAACCCG CTCAAGTCCAGAACACGTCGAACCCAGGGGGAAAGAAATCTGACGCCAAGGCGGTGGCAAATGTCCTCGCGGCTCGAGGTATAACAGTTACTCCAGCTGCAAATAAGAATAAGACAAGCGAACAAAACAAACAGCAGGTACCTTCCCAGCAGCAGCAGAGGACATCACCTTCACAGCAGCCTTTGAATGTTACAGCACTCAATCTGAATTCTGCTATTTCTATCATACCGACTAGTTCACAAAGAAAGCAGCAAGAGCAAGGACAGTTTGCTGTTCCACAAAACAAGCAGAATAAGTCGCCGATTAACGAGCAAGTTGAACGACCACCGAGACCACCAACTGTGGACCTCACGCAGGACGGTCCACTGCAGATGCCAGTGGTTAGACGTGGTCGACCACCCAG AGCGTTATTAACATGTCAGGTGTGCGATAAAAACTTTCAAAATCAAGATATATTGACGCAACACATGGCAACTCATCGAACAACGAGCAAATTGCTACACAA GTGTAATCTTTGTCCCGCACAGTACCCAACGATTCAGGCATTGGCAACGCATAAACAGACTTATCACAAGGAAGTCGACACGATGGCGCAAAACGGGGGCGCGGAGTTGGCCCTCCCGGTTGTAGACCTAAAATCGCCGCATGTCCTCAACCGCTTGGCGAATTTAGGTATTCAAAGCTACATACCGCTATCGCAACTAAGTGTTCAAACCGGTGGTTACTTCGGCTTGCCAATTATCACGATAGACGGTGCGAGAAATACTAGCACTTGCAACCTGGGTGCACTTGGTGCTACCTCTATATTAAGTCTCGGTCCTCTTAAACATTTATCGAACAGGTAA